Proteins found in one Paraburkholderia caballeronis genomic segment:
- the tssG gene encoding type VI secretion system baseplate subunit TssG → MAAETRAADASVKGELLAHGERFAYFQAIRLLRLFDRNAGGEPREPRVRPKLGLDFPESDIAAIDALPDGRHRITANFFGLYGVASPLPTFYTEDLFDEEREGRHATREFLDIVHYAMYPLLFDAWSKYRLEQRVVEDGDATVLGRLYAFVGLDDADLRARLQPGSALLLRYAALLGQRPRSASGLRTMLADAWPEVRVGIECCVPQAVPIPDDQRCRLGVRGHQLGEGAWLGSEVDDYANQLRIRFSDVPHALFHQLLPGMPGHAQLRFLVRFYLIDPLLVEVEIALRADDPQPARLGGNAWSRVGLDTWLAPQPGDPVTRVKFRL, encoded by the coding sequence ATGGCCGCCGAGACTCGGGCAGCAGACGCTTCTGTGAAGGGCGAACTGCTCGCGCACGGCGAGCGGTTTGCCTATTTCCAGGCCATCCGGCTGTTGCGGCTGTTCGACCGCAACGCCGGCGGCGAGCCGCGCGAACCGCGCGTGCGGCCCAAGCTCGGCCTCGATTTTCCCGAGAGCGACATCGCTGCGATCGACGCGCTGCCGGACGGGCGTCATCGCATCACGGCGAACTTCTTCGGCCTGTACGGCGTCGCGTCGCCGCTGCCGACCTTCTACACCGAGGACCTGTTCGACGAGGAGCGGGAAGGGCGGCACGCGACCCGCGAATTCCTCGACATCGTGCATTACGCGATGTACCCGCTGCTGTTCGATGCGTGGTCGAAGTACCGGCTCGAACAGCGGGTCGTCGAGGACGGCGACGCCACCGTGCTCGGCCGTCTGTATGCGTTCGTCGGGCTGGACGACGCGGACCTGCGCGCGCGGCTGCAGCCCGGCAGCGCGCTGCTGCTGCGTTATGCGGCGCTGCTCGGCCAGCGTCCGCGCAGCGCGTCGGGCCTGCGCACGATGCTGGCCGACGCGTGGCCGGAAGTGCGCGTCGGGATCGAGTGCTGCGTGCCGCAGGCCGTGCCGATTCCCGACGATCAGCGGTGCCGTCTCGGCGTGCGGGGACATCAGCTCGGCGAGGGCGCGTGGCTCGGTTCCGAGGTCGACGATTACGCGAACCAGTTGCGCATCCGCTTCTCGGACGTGCCGCATGCGCTGTTTCACCAGTTGTTGCCGGGCATGCCGGGACACGCGCAGTTGCGGTTTCTCGTGCGCTTTTACCTGATCGATCCGCTGCTCGTCGAAGTCGAGATCGCGCTGCGCGCCGACGACCCGCAGCCGGCCCGGCTGGGCGGCAACGCGTGGTCGCGTGTCGGCCTCGACACCTGGCTCGCGCCGCAGCCGGGCGACCCGGTGACGCGCGTGAAATTCCGGCTCTGA
- the tssF gene encoding type VI secretion system baseplate subunit TssF — translation MFNRYYEDELNKLKGLAVEFAQHNPALAPMLSGTSADPDVERLLEGVAFLTGLTRQKLDDEFPEFVQELANLLFPHYLRPVPASTMIAFTPKGPLAEPARVPAGTELASLPVDGTPCRFRTTADLDVQPLQLTQVSVQSQAGTAPVLVLDFALQGLDLSQWQADRLRLFLGGGYGDATRLLLLLTHHVTAVCLSGGGEHFAPGPRCLRVSGFDDAMLPYPSHAFQGYQRLQEFFVQPEKFLFVDIEGLQGWTRRGNGTAFSVSITLDRLPEWMPEIRAGSVMINVTPAINLFEHAADPISHEHRASEYRVVPEGRDRAHYRVYSIDQVVGYQQGAAQERVYYPFGLYRHDGRGAKLSYRATQRQATVGRGNETFLSLNYPPGDALEPETLSIRITCTNRSLPESLRLGDISQPTSTSPDRLSFRNIRPVTPAQEPPTGEAMLWRLISHVSLNFLSIADAPTLQGMLNLYVHGDRQEQGAAAANRRRIDGIQSVTASPETRLVGRGGVLRGQCIRIRCRQDYYAGIGDLYLFGCVLEHFLADYAGINSYTRVELEDSLSGMLFKWPPRLGQQTLL, via the coding sequence ATGTTCAATCGCTACTACGAAGACGAACTCAACAAGCTCAAGGGACTGGCGGTTGAATTCGCGCAGCACAACCCGGCGCTTGCGCCGATGCTGTCCGGCACGTCGGCCGACCCCGATGTCGAGCGTCTGCTCGAAGGGGTGGCGTTCCTCACGGGCCTGACCCGCCAGAAGCTCGACGACGAGTTTCCGGAGTTCGTCCAGGAACTGGCGAACCTGCTGTTTCCGCATTATCTGCGGCCGGTGCCGGCGTCCACGATGATCGCGTTCACGCCGAAGGGACCGCTCGCCGAGCCGGCGCGCGTGCCGGCCGGGACCGAACTGGCGTCGCTGCCGGTGGACGGCACGCCGTGCCGGTTCCGCACCACCGCGGACCTCGACGTGCAGCCGCTGCAGCTCACGCAGGTCAGCGTGCAGAGCCAGGCGGGGACCGCGCCCGTGCTCGTGCTCGACTTCGCGTTGCAGGGCCTCGACCTGTCGCAGTGGCAGGCGGACCGCCTGCGCCTCTTTCTCGGCGGCGGTTATGGCGACGCGACCCGGCTGCTGCTGTTGCTGACCCATCACGTGACGGCCGTATGCCTGTCCGGCGGCGGCGAGCATTTCGCGCCGGGTCCGCGCTGCCTGCGCGTGTCCGGTTTCGACGACGCGATGCTGCCGTATCCGAGCCATGCGTTCCAGGGCTACCAGCGGTTGCAGGAGTTCTTCGTGCAGCCGGAGAAATTCCTGTTCGTCGACATCGAGGGTTTGCAGGGCTGGACGCGCCGCGGCAACGGCACGGCGTTCAGCGTGTCGATCACGCTCGACCGGCTGCCCGAATGGATGCCGGAGATTCGCGCCGGCAGCGTGATGATCAACGTGACGCCCGCGATCAACCTGTTCGAGCACGCGGCCGATCCGATCAGCCACGAGCATCGCGCGAGCGAGTACCGGGTGGTGCCCGAGGGCCGGGACCGCGCGCATTACCGCGTCTATTCGATCGACCAGGTCGTCGGCTACCAGCAAGGCGCGGCGCAGGAGCGGGTGTATTACCCGTTCGGCCTGTACCGGCACGACGGGCGCGGCGCGAAGCTCAGCTATCGCGCGACGCAGCGGCAGGCGACGGTCGGGCGCGGCAACGAGACGTTCCTGTCGCTGAACTATCCGCCGGGCGACGCGCTGGAGCCGGAGACGCTGTCGATCCGCATCACCTGCACGAACCGGTCGCTGCCGGAGAGCCTGCGGCTCGGCGACATCAGCCAGCCGACCAGCACGTCGCCCGACCGTCTATCGTTCCGGAACATCCGTCCGGTCACGCCGGCGCAGGAGCCGCCGACCGGCGAGGCGATGCTGTGGCGCCTGATCTCGCACGTGTCGCTGAACTTCCTGTCGATCGCCGACGCGCCGACGCTGCAAGGCATGCTGAACCTCTACGTGCACGGCGACCGCCAGGAGCAGGGCGCGGCGGCGGCGAACCGGCGCCGCATCGACGGCATCCAGAGCGTCACCGCGAGCCCGGAGACGCGGCTCGTCGGACGCGGCGGCGTGCTGCGCGGGCAGTGCATCCGCATCCGGTGCCGCCAGGACTATTACGCGGGCATCGGCGACCTGTATCTGTTCGGTTGCGTGCTCGAACACTTTCTGGCCGATTACGCGGGGATCAATTCCTATACGCGCGTCGAGCTGGAGGACTCTCTTTCGGGGATGCTTTTCAAATGGCCGCCGAGACTCGGGCAGCAGACGCTTCTGTGA
- the tssE gene encoding type VI secretion system baseplate subunit TssE: protein MRERRLLERIAHWEIAEGRTNQTQVDILVRSVMDHLQRLLNTRQGSVQIDPQFGVPDFTNLAGGMAAGSTREIEEEIRRMVLKYEPRLKSPKVVLSHEGTDVLSIRFSLEGRLEVDARDIPLQLSTSVASSGKVEIVSSHHY, encoded by the coding sequence GTGAGGGAACGTCGGCTGCTCGAACGCATCGCCCACTGGGAGATCGCCGAAGGCCGCACGAACCAGACCCAGGTCGATATCCTGGTGCGCTCGGTGATGGATCATCTGCAACGTCTGCTCAACACGAGGCAGGGCAGCGTGCAGATCGATCCTCAGTTCGGCGTGCCGGACTTCACCAATCTCGCGGGCGGCATGGCGGCGGGGTCCACTCGCGAGATCGAGGAGGAGATCCGCCGCATGGTGCTGAAGTACGAACCGCGCCTCAAGTCGCCGAAGGTCGTGCTCAGTCACGAGGGCACCGACGTGCTGTCGATCCGCTTCTCGCTGGAGGGGCGGCTGGAGGTCGACGCGCGCGACATCCCGTTGCAGCTTTCCACTTCGGTGGCGTCGAGCGGCAAGGTCGAGATCGTCTCGTCGCATCACTATTAA
- a CDS encoding Hcp family type VI secretion system effector, with translation MPMPCYLVLEGQNQGKIEGSTKIKGHEGKILVQAVDHTIEIPKSPQTGLPTGKRVHLPMTLTKEIDKSSPKLFQALTSGEQMKDVTLEYYRISPKGTEEKYYTVKLSNAILTNIRAWTPNCLSQANQQMGHMEDISFTYEKVTWTFDPDGIEAEDSWLAPKS, from the coding sequence ATGCCGATGCCGTGTTATCTCGTCCTCGAAGGACAGAACCAGGGGAAGATCGAAGGGTCCACGAAGATCAAGGGTCACGAGGGGAAGATTCTCGTGCAGGCGGTCGATCACACGATCGAGATCCCGAAGAGCCCGCAGACCGGCCTGCCGACCGGCAAGCGCGTCCACCTGCCGATGACGCTGACGAAGGAAATCGACAAGTCGTCGCCGAAGCTGTTCCAGGCGCTGACGTCGGGCGAGCAGATGAAGGACGTGACGCTGGAGTATTACCGCATCTCGCCGAAGGGCACGGAAGAGAAGTACTACACCGTGAAGCTGTCGAACGCGATCCTGACGAACATCCGCGCGTGGACGCCGAACTGCCTGTCGCAGGCGAACCAGCAGATGGGCCACATGGAGGACATCTCGTTCACTTACGAGAAGGTCACGTGGACGTTCGATCCGGACGGCATCGAGGCCGAGGACTCCTGGCTCGCGCCGAAGTCCTGA
- the tssC gene encoding type VI secretion system contractile sheath large subunit produces the protein MSEEQKQQDAAAAPAEAGGDSLLDQLIESARIKPGDDAYSITKQGIQAFISQLLEPQRSVERVTQATVDGMIADLDRKLCAQVDAILHHADYQRLESAWRSLKFLVDRTNFRENVKLQLLSVSKSKLLDDFQDAADITKSGLYRNLYTAEYGQFGGQPFGAIVANYEFGPGGQDIKLLQYAASVSAMSHAPFIAAAGPQFFGVDSFDQLPNLKDLSSVFEGPQFVKWNSFRETEDARYIGLTLPHFLLRVPYGPDTVPAKKFSYTEDVSGGNGQFLWGNAAFTFASRLTESFADYRWCANVIGPQGGGAVNDLPVYTYESMGELQNKIPTEVLISERREFELAEQGFIALTMRKNSDNAAFFSANSAQKPKFFGNSKEGKEAELNYKLSTQLPYMFVVSRLAHYIKVIQRENIGTWKERGDLESELNVWIRQYVADMDNPAEGVRSRRPLRQAEITVADVEGDPGWYRVDLKVRPHFKYMGASFTLSLVGKLDKK, from the coding sequence ATGAGCGAAGAGCAAAAACAACAGGATGCGGCCGCCGCTCCTGCCGAAGCGGGCGGCGACTCGCTGCTTGACCAGTTGATCGAATCGGCGCGGATCAAGCCGGGCGACGACGCGTATTCGATCACGAAGCAGGGCATTCAGGCCTTCATTTCGCAACTGCTCGAACCGCAGCGCAGCGTCGAGCGCGTCACCCAGGCGACGGTGGACGGCATGATCGCCGACCTCGACCGCAAGCTGTGCGCGCAGGTCGATGCGATCCTGCATCACGCGGATTACCAGCGGCTCGAATCGGCGTGGCGCTCGCTGAAATTCCTCGTGGACCGCACGAATTTCCGCGAGAACGTGAAGCTCCAGTTGCTGAGCGTCAGCAAGTCGAAGCTGCTGGACGATTTCCAGGACGCGGCCGACATCACGAAGTCGGGCCTCTACCGGAATCTCTACACGGCCGAGTACGGCCAGTTCGGCGGCCAGCCGTTCGGCGCAATCGTCGCCAACTACGAATTCGGGCCGGGCGGCCAGGACATCAAGCTGCTTCAGTACGCGGCGAGCGTGTCGGCCATGTCGCATGCGCCGTTCATCGCGGCGGCGGGCCCGCAGTTTTTCGGCGTCGATTCGTTCGACCAGTTGCCGAACCTGAAGGACCTGTCGTCGGTATTCGAAGGGCCGCAGTTCGTGAAGTGGAACTCGTTTCGCGAGACGGAAGACGCGCGTTACATCGGCCTCACGCTGCCGCATTTCCTGCTGCGCGTGCCGTATGGCCCGGATACGGTGCCGGCGAAGAAGTTCAGCTATACCGAGGACGTGTCCGGCGGCAACGGCCAGTTCCTGTGGGGCAACGCGGCGTTCACGTTCGCGTCGCGCCTCACCGAGAGTTTCGCCGACTACCGCTGGTGCGCGAACGTGATCGGGCCGCAGGGCGGCGGCGCGGTCAACGATCTGCCGGTGTACACGTACGAGTCGATGGGCGAGTTGCAGAACAAGATCCCGACGGAGGTGCTGATCTCCGAGCGGCGCGAGTTCGAACTGGCCGAGCAGGGTTTCATCGCGCTCACGATGCGCAAGAACAGCGACAACGCGGCGTTCTTCTCCGCGAATTCCGCGCAGAAGCCGAAGTTCTTCGGCAACAGCAAGGAAGGCAAGGAGGCCGAGCTTAACTACAAGCTCAGCACGCAACTGCCGTATATGTTCGTCGTGAGCCGCCTCGCGCACTACATCAAGGTGATCCAGCGCGAGAACATCGGCACGTGGAAGGAGCGCGGCGATCTCGAAAGCGAGCTGAACGTGTGGATCCGCCAGTACGTCGCCGACATGGACAACCCGGCCGAAGGGGTCCGCAGCCGCCGACCGCTGCGCCAGGCCGAGATCACCGTGGCCGACGTCGAAGGCGATCCGGGCTGGTATCGCGTGGATCTGAAGGTGCGCCCGCATTTCAAGTACATGGGCGCGTCGTTCACGCTGTCGCTCGTCGGCAAGCTCGACAAGAAATAA
- the tssB gene encoding type VI secretion system contractile sheath small subunit — MASDGSVAPKERVNIVYRPATGDAKAEVELPLKLLVLGDYTLRDDDTPIEEMKPVDVNKDNFNDVLKAQKLSLDLSVPNRLDSSAGPDSVLAVNVKFDSIDDFGPDALVDKVPELRQMIALRDALKALKGPLGNIPDFRRKVQELIGDEGVRARLLSELGIQDNN, encoded by the coding sequence GTGGCTTCTGATGGATCCGTCGCTCCGAAGGAGCGTGTCAATATCGTGTATCGCCCGGCCACCGGCGATGCCAAGGCCGAAGTCGAACTTCCTCTGAAGCTGCTCGTGCTGGGCGACTACACGTTGCGCGACGACGATACGCCGATCGAGGAAATGAAGCCGGTCGATGTCAACAAGGACAATTTCAACGACGTCCTGAAGGCGCAGAAGCTGTCGCTCGACCTGAGCGTGCCGAACCGGCTGGACAGCAGCGCCGGGCCGGACTCGGTGCTGGCGGTCAACGTGAAGTTCGATTCCATCGACGACTTCGGGCCCGACGCGCTCGTCGACAAGGTGCCGGAGCTTCGCCAGATGATCGCGCTGCGCGATGCGCTGAAAGCGCTCAAGGGGCCGCTCGGCAACATCCCCGATTTCCGCAGGAAGGTCCAGGAGCTGATCGGCGACGAGGGCGTGCGCGCACGCCTGTTGTCGGAACTCGGCATCCAGGACAACAACTGA
- a CDS encoding ATP-binding response regulator has protein sequence MKQNPSAPNPACDSLDAEVVATAIREHQRNQPIALLASAGAPVFVILEVAPIAPAAIWASWLAVMAAQVGVRILFLLIWLREKPGTRAMGRWGRWAVWSQLASGIAWGGGAVLLNPAGAMEQQLFLTLIVSMLATTSGGAFATVRNAFLAFYLPCMLPLPFMLFFIGGSAGWLTGIMLLLYSFFFARFSLRTNRNMLESIRLRLEQTLLAQALADRTAIAETAVADKSRFLASASHDLRQPMHALTLFVEALKSADTAAARDGLVHNIEQSLMAMDSLFLALLDVSKLDAGVVRPSLTDLPAQTLLDRVALNFTGPMASKGLRLTVLPSTAWVRGDPGLCEQMLNNLVSNALRYTQTGGVLVGCRRDGADVRFVVYDTGIGIEASALNEVWKEFVQIGNPERDRRKGLGLGLAIVRRIADLLDAPIYVRSQPSRGSVFGFSLPRARPRANFGPCAPVSVDTVDTTVLAGCFVAVLDDEIHIREAMLALLRSWGVEVAAAHTCAALVELLNAAGRAPDALICDYRLAGGASGIDAIHRVRDEFNDDIPALLVTGDTAADRLIQAEASGLPLLHKPVKPQQLRRTLAAMIRQRTYRAPLMPN, from the coding sequence ATGAAACAGAATCCGTCCGCTCCGAATCCCGCCTGCGATTCGCTCGACGCCGAAGTCGTCGCCACCGCGATACGCGAGCATCAGCGCAACCAGCCGATCGCTTTGCTGGCGAGCGCCGGCGCGCCGGTTTTCGTGATCCTGGAAGTCGCGCCGATCGCGCCGGCCGCGATCTGGGCGAGCTGGCTCGCCGTGATGGCCGCCCAGGTGGGCGTGCGCATCCTGTTTCTGCTGATCTGGTTGCGCGAGAAACCTGGCACCCGCGCGATGGGCCGCTGGGGCCGCTGGGCGGTATGGAGCCAGTTGGCGTCGGGCATCGCGTGGGGCGGCGGGGCGGTCCTGCTCAACCCGGCCGGGGCCATGGAACAGCAGTTGTTCCTGACGCTGATCGTTTCGATGCTGGCGACGACTTCGGGCGGCGCGTTCGCGACGGTGCGCAACGCGTTTCTGGCTTTCTACCTGCCGTGCATGCTGCCGCTGCCGTTCATGCTGTTCTTCATCGGCGGCAGCGCCGGCTGGCTGACCGGCATCATGCTGCTGCTCTACTCGTTCTTCTTCGCGCGCTTTTCGCTGCGCACCAACCGCAACATGCTGGAATCCATCCGGCTGCGGCTGGAACAGACGCTGCTGGCCCAGGCACTGGCCGACCGCACCGCCATCGCGGAAACCGCCGTCGCGGACAAGTCCCGCTTCCTCGCCTCCGCCAGCCACGACCTGCGCCAACCGATGCACGCACTGACGCTGTTCGTCGAGGCGCTGAAATCCGCCGACACCGCAGCAGCGCGCGACGGCCTCGTTCACAACATCGAGCAGTCGCTGATGGCGATGGATTCGCTGTTTCTCGCGCTGCTCGACGTGTCGAAACTGGATGCGGGCGTGGTGCGGCCGTCGCTGACGGATCTGCCCGCGCAGACGTTGCTCGACCGCGTCGCGCTCAATTTCACCGGGCCGATGGCGTCGAAGGGGCTGCGCCTGACCGTGCTGCCCTCCACCGCGTGGGTGCGCGGCGATCCGGGGCTGTGCGAGCAGATGCTCAACAACCTGGTGTCCAACGCGCTGCGCTATACGCAGACCGGCGGCGTGCTGGTCGGCTGCCGGCGCGACGGCGCGGACGTGCGCTTCGTCGTGTACGACACCGGCATCGGCATCGAGGCGTCCGCGCTGAACGAAGTGTGGAAGGAGTTCGTGCAGATCGGCAACCCGGAGCGGGATCGCCGCAAGGGGCTCGGTTTGGGGCTCGCGATCGTGCGGCGCATCGCCGATTTGCTCGACGCGCCGATTTACGTGCGTTCGCAACCGTCGCGCGGCTCGGTCTTCGGGTTTTCGCTGCCCCGCGCGCGGCCCAGGGCGAACTTCGGCCCGTGCGCGCCGGTATCGGTCGACACCGTGGACACGACCGTGCTCGCCGGGTGCTTCGTCGCGGTGCTGGACGACGAAATCCACATCCGCGAGGCGATGCTGGCGCTGCTGCGCAGTTGGGGCGTGGAAGTCGCCGCCGCGCACACCTGCGCGGCGCTCGTCGAACTGCTGAACGCGGCGGGTCGCGCGCCGGACGCGCTGATCTGCGACTACCGGCTGGCCGGCGGGGCCAGCGGCATCGACGCGATACACCGCGTGCGCGACGAATTCAACGACGACATCCCCGCGCTACTGGTGACCGGCGACACCGCGGCCGACCGTCTGATCCAGGCCGAGGCCAGCGGCCTGCCGCTGCTGCACAAGCCGGTGAAGCCGCAACAACTGCGCCGCACGCTGGCGGCGATGATCCGGCAGAGGACCTACCGCGCGCCGCTAATGCCGAACTGA
- a CDS encoding response regulator, which produces MVKIPPAKPTLLIIDDHPLFREALCPLLHGLMPDAHIVGVGDVQSALEVAMASVVRLVLIDYALPRMNGIAAIPLLRQLLPSTPIAMVSASEQASDAKAAIAAGARGFVPKSLRPQELQNALRQVLDGGCYIPASMLEAFAGLASASADANGREDEHGFTLRQRQVLQGLCEGLSNKEIAQRLDLAENTVKVHVTAIFKVLGVVSRTQAVVQARQFGISGAR; this is translated from the coding sequence GTGGTGAAGATTCCTCCTGCCAAACCCACCCTGCTCATCATCGACGACCACCCGCTGTTCCGCGAAGCGCTGTGTCCGCTGCTGCACGGGTTGATGCCGGATGCGCACATCGTCGGCGTCGGCGACGTCCAGTCGGCCCTGGAAGTGGCGATGGCGTCCGTCGTGCGCCTCGTGCTGATCGACTACGCGCTGCCGCGCATGAACGGCATCGCCGCCATCCCGCTGCTGCGCCAGTTGCTGCCCAGCACGCCCATCGCGATGGTGTCGGCGTCGGAGCAGGCGTCCGACGCGAAAGCCGCGATCGCGGCGGGCGCGCGCGGCTTCGTGCCGAAATCCCTGCGCCCGCAGGAACTCCAGAACGCACTGCGGCAGGTGCTCGACGGCGGCTGCTACATTCCGGCCTCCATGCTGGAAGCGTTCGCCGGTCTGGCGTCGGCATCCGCCGATGCCAACGGACGCGAGGACGAACACGGCTTCACGCTGCGCCAGCGGCAGGTGCTCCAGGGCCTGTGCGAAGGGCTTTCCAACAAGGAAATCGCGCAGCGGCTCGATCTGGCCGAAAACACTGTCAAGGTTCATGTGACCGCCATCTTCAAGGTGCTCGGCGTCGTCAGCCGCACCCAGGCCGTGGTGCAGGCCCGTCAGTTCGGCATTAGCGGCGCGCGGTAG
- a CDS encoding RNA-directed DNA polymerase: MHDPRADFAHRGDPARMNLVPLQKRLLGQLAHLGLPIGNLSSQFFANVYLDVPDPHAKHQLRARHYVRYVDDFVFLHESAGWLNAVFADVTAFLPERLGLQINPRKTILQPIDLGVDFVGQVIKPWRRETRKRTRNEALGRIAATPATDLMQVANSCFGLLRPATASHHDRATLANGLRPRGHAVDAAFTKIYWGSASGVD, encoded by the coding sequence ATGCACGATCCACGGGCCGACTTCGCCCACCGCGGCGACCCGGCGCGGATGAATCTCGTGCCTCTGCAAAAGCGCCTGCTCGGCCAGCTCGCCCATCTCGGGCTACCGATCGGCAACCTGTCGAGCCAGTTTTTCGCGAACGTCTATCTCGACGTGCCCGACCCGCACGCGAAGCACCAGTTGCGCGCGCGGCACTATGTCCGCTACGTCGACGACTTCGTGTTCCTGCACGAGTCGGCCGGCTGGCTGAACGCAGTGTTCGCCGACGTGACGGCGTTCCTGCCCGAGCGCCTCGGCCTGCAGATCAATCCGCGCAAGACGATCCTTCAGCCGATCGACCTCGGCGTCGACTTCGTCGGTCAGGTGATCAAGCCGTGGCGCCGCGAGACACGCAAGCGCACGCGCAACGAGGCGTTGGGCCGGATTGCCGCAACGCCGGCCACCGACCTGATGCAGGTCGCCAATTCCTGTTTCGGCCTGCTACGACCGGCGACCGCCAGCCATCACGATCGCGCCACGCTCGCGAATGGTCTGCGCCCGCGTGGCCATGCTGTCGATGCGGCGTTCACGAAGATCTATTGGGGCTCCGCATCGGGGGTTGACTGA
- a CDS encoding MerR family transcriptional regulator produces MTSTIEKVVLPPIPAKRYFTIGEVSELCGVKPHVLRYWEQEFTQLKPVKRRGNRRYYQHHEVLLIRRIRELLYEQGFTINGARNRLDSHGAVIGEPAEQEAADEAATPVTTATVDVDQLRKDLLHVLDVLGH; encoded by the coding sequence ATGACATCGACAATCGAAAAGGTCGTCTTGCCTCCGATTCCCGCGAAGCGCTACTTCACGATCGGTGAAGTGAGCGAGCTGTGCGGCGTGAAGCCTCATGTGCTGCGTTACTGGGAACAGGAGTTCACGCAGTTGAAGCCGGTCAAGCGGCGCGGCAACCGCCGGTACTATCAGCATCACGAAGTGCTGCTGATCCGGCGGATTCGCGAACTGCTGTACGAGCAGGGGTTCACGATAAACGGCGCGCGCAACCGGCTCGATTCGCACGGCGCGGTGATCGGCGAGCCGGCGGAGCAGGAAGCGGCGGACGAAGCCGCGACGCCGGTGACGACCGCGACGGTGGACGTCGATCAGTTGCGCAAGGATCTGCTGCATGTGCTCGATGTGCTCGGACATTGA
- a CDS encoding integration host factor subunit alpha gives MNEMNSSDFEALLAAQRSAMTRDLPAASAAASTETPTLTKAELAELLFDNVGLNKREAKDMVEAFFEVIRDALESGDSVKLSGFGNFQLRDKPQRPGRNPKTGEAIPIAARRVVTFHASQKLKALVENGADASYGR, from the coding sequence ATGAACGAAATGAACTCGAGTGATTTCGAAGCCCTTCTTGCGGCACAGCGTAGCGCCATGACTCGCGATCTTCCGGCCGCATCGGCGGCCGCTTCGACGGAAACGCCCACGCTGACCAAAGCCGAACTCGCGGAACTGCTGTTCGACAATGTCGGGCTCAACAAGCGGGAGGCGAAGGACATGGTCGAGGCGTTCTTCGAGGTGATTCGCGATGCGCTTGAAAGCGGCGACAGCGTGAAGTTGTCGGGCTTCGGCAATTTCCAGTTGCGCGACAAGCCGCAGCGTCCCGGCCGCAATCCGAAGACGGGTGAGGCGATTCCGATCGCCGCGCGTCGGGTCGTCACGTTCCATGCGAGCCAGAAGCTGAAGGCGCTGGTCGAGAACGGCGCCGATGCGAGCTACGGCCGCTGA